In Agromyces archimandritae, one genomic interval encodes:
- a CDS encoding ABC transporter permease: MTSVDIASDRRASRTRAVVRRALWSVFVIGLGLLFVFPVSMIVLGAVRDGLPTAPDVRWTLDGMVAALTQSATWTTLLNSLILVVVCGAVATTMGALFAWIRTNTDVPLRRALTPLMIINLFVPPLFYTFGWIMLGNAQNGLINQWARSLFGTQQFVDVQSWGGLILTMSLGYIPFAYLLMQGAFLNRDQSLDEAASIAGARTWRTFLTVTLPSVGPALTGAATLIMVLILQSFESPYLLGRPADIHVFSTQIYHYIRDTTPAEYTSAFTLALIVVLLVVLLFGLQRRLLRGRSFTTLTGKSSRRDPLQLGPVRWLFTVLICVFLLLNLVLPLGAVFLGSLQPTFGVMRNLSFDNYTRILADPMLRESLELTAWISVAGGFVAMAVALLTSYVVLRRRGFLRGYTSFAMWIPWALPGIVLALAYMFAVLAFPGVKGLYGTPLLMGLVLVVATVPLCGRLAEGALAQLAPELEEAGRISGAGPVRVLGTIVLRLLIPSFLSGWFLAALFISGNLAIPTLLAPPGFQPVAVAALTLYLNGDFSTAAALFMIILFAAAIVLALAGATMWSGRRLGARRTEAAGLHG; this comes from the coding sequence GTGACCAGCGTCGACATCGCATCGGATCGCCGGGCCTCGCGCACGCGCGCCGTGGTCCGGAGGGCCCTGTGGTCCGTCTTCGTCATCGGACTCGGACTGCTCTTCGTGTTCCCGGTCTCGATGATCGTGCTCGGAGCCGTCCGCGACGGCCTGCCGACCGCACCGGACGTGCGCTGGACGCTCGACGGGATGGTCGCCGCGCTGACGCAGTCCGCGACGTGGACGACCCTGCTCAATTCGCTCATCCTCGTCGTCGTCTGCGGGGCGGTCGCGACGACGATGGGTGCGCTGTTCGCCTGGATCCGGACGAACACCGACGTCCCGCTCCGCAGGGCGCTGACGCCGCTCATGATCATCAACCTCTTCGTCCCGCCGCTCTTCTACACCTTCGGCTGGATCATGCTCGGCAACGCGCAGAACGGGCTGATCAACCAGTGGGCGCGCTCGCTGTTCGGCACCCAGCAGTTCGTCGACGTCCAGTCGTGGGGCGGGCTGATCCTCACGATGTCGCTCGGGTACATCCCGTTCGCCTACCTGCTCATGCAGGGGGCCTTCCTGAACCGCGACCAGTCGCTCGACGAGGCCGCGAGCATCGCGGGCGCGCGCACCTGGCGGACCTTCCTCACCGTCACCCTCCCGTCGGTCGGCCCGGCGCTCACGGGGGCGGCGACGCTCATCATGGTGCTGATCCTCCAGTCCTTCGAAAGCCCGTACCTGCTCGGCCGGCCTGCGGACATCCACGTCTTCTCGACGCAGATCTACCACTACATCCGCGACACGACCCCGGCCGAGTACACCTCGGCGTTCACCCTCGCGCTGATCGTCGTGCTCCTGGTCGTCCTGCTCTTCGGGCTGCAGCGGCGCCTGCTGCGCGGCCGCAGCTTCACGACGCTCACTGGCAAGTCCTCGCGCCGCGACCCGCTGCAGCTGGGGCCGGTCCGGTGGCTGTTCACCGTGCTCATCTGCGTCTTCCTGCTGCTGAACCTCGTCCTGCCGCTCGGGGCCGTCTTCCTCGGTTCGTTGCAGCCGACGTTCGGCGTCATGCGGAACCTCTCCTTCGACAACTACACGCGGATCCTCGCCGACCCGATGCTGCGCGAGAGCCTCGAGCTGACCGCGTGGATCTCCGTCGCCGGCGGCTTCGTCGCCATGGCCGTGGCACTGCTCACCTCATACGTCGTCCTCCGCCGCCGCGGCTTCCTGCGCGGCTACACCTCCTTCGCGATGTGGATTCCGTGGGCGCTGCCGGGCATCGTCCTCGCCCTCGCCTACATGTTCGCCGTCCTCGCCTTCCCGGGGGTCAAGGGCCTGTACGGGACGCCGCTGCTTATGGGCCTCGTCCTCGTGGTCGCGACGGTGCCGCTCTGCGGCCGACTCGCAGAGGGCGCGCTCGCCCAGCTGGCACCGGAGCTCGAGGAGGCGGGGCGGATCTCCGGGGCCGGGCCGGTGCGCGTGCTCGGGACGATCGTGCTCAGGCTGCTCATCCCGAGCTTCCTGTCGGGATGGTTCCTCGCGGCGCTCTTCATCTCGGGCAATCTCGCGATCCCGACCCTGCTGGCACCCCCGGGGTTCCAGCCGGTCGCGGTCGCGGCGCTGACCCTCTATCTCAACGGCGACTTCTCGACGGCCGCGGCCCTGTTCATGATCATCCTCTTCGCCGCCGCGATCGTGCTCGCGCTGGCCGGGGCGACAATGTGGTCCGGCCGACGTCTCGGGGCGCGCCGCACCGAAGCTGCCGGGCTCCACGGCTGA
- a CDS encoding amidohydrolase family protein, which yields MIVDVHGHVSAPEALYAWKANLLSHRGAHGVRAPKLTDEQIRDAYHAPNASFGNVSHFHHLDGAGVDIQFLSPRPYQMMHSEQPAKIVEAFTTEVNDVIHRSVELFPDRFRGVAGLSQSMDLPIEQWLPELRRTVTELGFVGVLLNPDPYEGLAVPPALGDRFWYPLWEALVELGVPAILHSAGCRPPAREPYSLHFIQEETVGIWSLMNSRVFTDFPELKIVVSHGGGAIPYQVGRFLPSGVRNGATPYLEKLRSLYFDTCLYTQDAIELLLKTVGVDRALFGTEKPGTGSQIDPATGRWFDDIHLLVDDIEWLSDEDRAALMHGNAEALFKL from the coding sequence ATGATCGTCGACGTCCATGGACATGTCTCGGCTCCCGAGGCGCTGTACGCCTGGAAGGCGAACCTGCTGTCGCATCGAGGCGCCCACGGGGTGCGAGCACCGAAGCTGACGGACGAGCAGATCCGGGATGCCTACCACGCGCCCAATGCGAGCTTCGGCAACGTGTCGCACTTCCACCACCTCGACGGAGCCGGCGTCGACATCCAGTTCCTCTCGCCGCGTCCGTACCAGATGATGCACAGCGAACAGCCCGCGAAGATCGTCGAAGCGTTCACGACCGAGGTCAACGACGTCATCCACCGCTCGGTCGAACTCTTCCCCGACCGCTTCCGCGGCGTCGCCGGCCTCTCGCAGAGCATGGATCTGCCGATCGAGCAGTGGCTGCCCGAACTGCGGCGGACCGTGACCGAGCTCGGCTTCGTCGGCGTCCTGCTGAACCCCGACCCGTACGAGGGCCTCGCCGTGCCGCCCGCGCTCGGCGACCGGTTCTGGTATCCGCTGTGGGAGGCGCTCGTCGAACTGGGCGTTCCCGCGATCCTGCACTCGGCCGGCTGCCGCCCTCCCGCCCGGGAGCCCTACTCCCTCCACTTCATCCAGGAGGAGACGGTCGGCATCTGGAGCCTTATGAACTCGCGGGTCTTCACCGACTTCCCCGAACTGAAGATCGTCGTCAGCCACGGCGGCGGGGCCATCCCGTACCAGGTCGGCCGGTTCCTGCCGAGCGGCGTGCGGAACGGCGCGACCCCGTACCTCGAGAAGCTCCGGTCGCTGTACTTCGACACCTGCCTCTACACGCAGGACGCCATCGAGCTCTTGCTGAAGACGGTCGGGGTCGACCGAGCCCTCTTCGGCACCGAGAAGCCCGGGACGGGTTCCCAGATCGACCCGGCAACCGGGCGCTGGTTCGACGACATCCACCTGCTCGTCGACGACATCGAATGGCTGAGCGACGAGGACCGGGCCGCGCTCATGCACGGCAACGCCGAAGCGCTGTTCAAGCTCTGA
- a CDS encoding RraA family protein — protein sequence MTSTGDGVFRSSTATISDALDRLGRDGSLLGIAPLAEGQRFQGRAYTVRYVAAGDPPGTVGDYLDAVEPGQVVVLDNGGRLDATVWGDILTAMAHTKGIAATVIDGVNRDVAKALELGYPVYSRGRFMRTGKDRVEVVAEQVPVTIGGVKVSPGDLLVGDDDGVVRIPRDIEDEVFRLATEIDEREDAILSAVLSGVSITEARAAQGYHTLQRKGR from the coding sequence ATGACCTCCACCGGCGACGGCGTGTTCCGCAGTTCGACCGCCACCATCTCCGATGCCTTGGATCGCCTCGGTCGCGACGGCAGCCTCCTCGGCATCGCCCCGTTGGCCGAGGGGCAGCGCTTCCAGGGGCGCGCCTACACGGTGCGCTACGTCGCGGCAGGCGATCCTCCCGGCACCGTCGGGGACTACCTCGACGCCGTCGAGCCCGGCCAGGTCGTCGTGCTCGACAACGGCGGGCGGCTCGACGCCACGGTGTGGGGCGACATCCTCACCGCCATGGCGCACACCAAGGGCATCGCGGCGACCGTGATCGACGGCGTGAACCGGGACGTGGCGAAGGCGCTCGAACTCGGGTACCCGGTCTACAGCCGGGGGCGCTTCATGCGCACCGGCAAGGACCGCGTCGAGGTCGTCGCCGAACAGGTGCCGGTCACGATCGGCGGGGTCAAGGTGAGCCCGGGCGACCTGCTCGTCGGCGACGACGACGGGGTCGTGCGGATCCCGCGCGACATCGAGGACGAGGTCTTCCGCCTCGCGACCGAGATCGACGAGCGGGAGGACGCGATCCTCTCGGCAGTGCTGTCGGGCGTGAGCATCACCGAGGCGCGCGCCGCGCAGGGATATCACACCCTGCAGAGGAAGGGGCGATGA
- a CDS encoding amidohydrolase family protein, translating into MAEPEPPAITELAEINGTSDSRDVLAHATVQAQQSYDDYFVVDIDAHVSEDHFWDEVLSLVDNDYWRDLGMTQFEGFGGKNALLNITPGMSQQSVGGRIGHQGRREPVAGVDGHPFVTAAGRGMDSMGLDYQVVFPSAMLLLGMHPQTEVEVALARAFNRWLTEVILPQDPRLKGMLYLPYNTPEACEELVERYADNDDIIGYTVCSTRNNPVHSDVYLRLYSLIQDSGKPLAFHSGYHWGDPSFAQLNRFLSMHALSFTHYNQIHVTNWIINAMPERFPTIKMLWVESGLAWIPFLMQRLDHEVLMRPSEAPGLTRLPSEYMKEMWYTTQPMERTDMELLEATMKSFNAETQLLYSSDWPHWDWDAPSTITNLPFLSEHAKRNILGLNAARLFNLPTERVKPSAASVLDARPGRS; encoded by the coding sequence ATGGCCGAACCCGAGCCGCCGGCGATCACGGAGCTGGCAGAGATCAACGGCACATCCGATAGCCGGGATGTGCTCGCCCATGCGACTGTGCAAGCGCAGCAGTCCTACGACGATTACTTCGTGGTCGACATCGACGCCCACGTGTCGGAGGACCACTTCTGGGACGAGGTACTCTCCCTGGTCGACAACGACTACTGGCGAGACCTCGGCATGACCCAGTTCGAAGGCTTCGGCGGCAAGAACGCCCTGCTGAACATCACCCCGGGCATGTCGCAGCAATCGGTCGGAGGCAGGATCGGCCACCAGGGGCGTCGTGAGCCCGTCGCCGGCGTCGACGGGCATCCCTTCGTCACCGCGGCCGGCCGCGGCATGGACTCGATGGGCCTCGACTACCAGGTCGTGTTCCCGAGCGCGATGCTGCTGCTCGGCATGCACCCGCAGACCGAGGTCGAGGTGGCCCTCGCCCGGGCGTTCAACCGCTGGCTGACCGAGGTGATCCTGCCGCAGGACCCGCGGCTGAAGGGCATGCTCTACCTGCCCTACAACACCCCCGAGGCGTGCGAGGAACTCGTCGAGCGCTATGCCGACAACGACGACATCATCGGCTACACGGTGTGTTCGACGCGCAACAACCCCGTGCACTCCGATGTGTACCTGCGCCTGTACTCGCTCATCCAGGACAGCGGCAAGCCCCTCGCCTTCCACTCCGGGTATCACTGGGGCGATCCGTCCTTCGCCCAGTTGAACCGCTTCCTCTCGATGCATGCGCTCTCGTTCACGCACTACAACCAGATCCACGTCACGAACTGGATCATCAACGCCATGCCCGAACGCTTCCCGACGATCAAGATGCTGTGGGTCGAGAGCGGCCTCGCGTGGATCCCGTTCCTCATGCAACGCCTCGACCACGAAGTGCTCATGCGCCCGAGCGAAGCGCCGGGGCTGACGCGGCTGCCGAGCGAGTACATGAAGGAGATGTGGTACACGACACAGCCGATGGAACGGACCGACATGGAGCTGCTCGAGGCGACGATGAAGTCGTTCAACGCGGAGACGCAGCTGCTGTACTCCTCCGACTGGCCGCACTGGGACTGGGACGCTCCGTCCACCATCACGAACCTGCCGTTCCTCTCGGAGCACGCCAAACGCAACATCCTCGGGCTGAACGCGGCGAGGCTCTTCAACCTGCCGACCGAACGGGTCAAGCCCTCGGCCGCATCCGTACTCGACGCTCGACCCGGGAGATCCTGA
- a CDS encoding ABC transporter substrate-binding protein — protein MFSSSRRRGVLAGISLAAAVAALTACSGGAGAVTKSSDPVEVPGASSEVNAYLNELYDRAFEDDKTEIVIYGPSVSTSKPMFDAFSERFPGITVLPQDAPDSQTLTKLEAEAQTGSRVADLFTGGGPTTAQAAAEPGICTNAEIKTAPADFEVPYANDGRLLPFAYRYFTFIYNTDAVDEAEAPKTWEELLDPKWTGKLVIGDPTVAGGLRYLLAGLQAPEAEDEFGEAYLRKLIEQDLVIGTSESAVPADVAAGRGDVGIGVFSGYYAVQKAKGAPLGIVFPLEDGGNFLTTSSVCYIEDAPHADAALLYLNWLFTEEGQETLAEVDGSYGILPGSPGPLGAPAFDSLERLPFSNPDPEFNKPYFAVVDELFKK, from the coding sequence ATGTTCTCATCCTCCCGTCGCCGGGGCGTCCTGGCCGGCATCTCCCTCGCGGCTGCGGTCGCGGCGCTGACCGCCTGCTCCGGCGGAGCCGGCGCAGTCACCAAGAGCTCGGATCCGGTCGAAGTGCCGGGGGCGTCGAGCGAGGTGAACGCCTACCTCAACGAGCTCTACGACCGGGCCTTCGAGGACGACAAGACCGAGATCGTGATCTACGGCCCCTCCGTCAGCACCTCGAAGCCGATGTTCGACGCATTCTCCGAGCGCTTCCCCGGCATCACCGTGCTGCCGCAGGACGCCCCCGACTCGCAGACCCTCACGAAGCTCGAGGCCGAAGCGCAGACCGGCAGCAGGGTCGCGGATCTCTTCACCGGCGGCGGACCGACGACCGCCCAGGCGGCCGCCGAACCGGGCATCTGCACCAACGCCGAGATCAAGACGGCGCCGGCGGACTTCGAGGTCCCCTACGCCAACGACGGACGTCTACTGCCCTTCGCCTACCGCTACTTCACGTTCATCTACAACACCGATGCGGTGGACGAGGCCGAGGCGCCGAAGACCTGGGAGGAACTGCTCGACCCGAAGTGGACGGGCAAGCTCGTCATCGGCGACCCGACGGTCGCCGGCGGTCTGCGCTACCTCCTCGCGGGCCTGCAGGCGCCCGAGGCCGAGGACGAGTTCGGGGAGGCCTACCTCCGGAAGCTCATCGAGCAGGACCTCGTGATCGGCACGAGCGAGTCGGCGGTGCCGGCCGACGTCGCTGCCGGTCGGGGCGACGTCGGGATCGGCGTCTTCTCGGGGTACTACGCGGTGCAGAAGGCGAAGGGCGCCCCGCTCGGGATCGTCTTCCCGCTCGAAGACGGCGGCAACTTCCTCACCACCTCCTCCGTCTGCTACATCGAGGACGCTCCGCACGCGGACGCCGCTCTCCTCTACCTGAACTGGCTGTTCACGGAGGAGGGTCAGGAGACTCTCGCCGAGGTCGACGGCTCGTACGGGATCCTCCCGGGTTCGCCCGGCCCGCTCGGTGCGCCGGCGTTCGACTCGCTCGAGCGGCTGCCGTTCTCGAATCCCGATCCCGAGTTCAACAAGCCGTACTTCGCGGTGGTCGACGAGCTGTTCAAGAAGTAA
- a CDS encoding NAD(P)/FAD-dependent oxidoreductase yields MREIVIVGGSVAAVTAADALRQFGHDGPITVLSAESHAPYVRPPLSKAVLKGAEEPESVRIAGAGEHWTLRLDAPARGLDRQRKRVLLGDDEEVPYDGLVIATGARARRLLPDGSEHVVRDLDDSLRLRERIGDARSMLVIGGGFLGMEIASSARDLGLEVTVVDMIPHLERQFGPYLAAHMTAAAAARGVRLVVEPGGIEFLDARPLAGVRAASGAVYEADIVVSAVGDLPNVEWLAGAGLDLPTGIETDARCRVAPDIVAIGDVAAVLDARTGQARRSPHWGAAIDQARVAAGALLLGDAAEEYASRPYFWTDQWGLDMKICGAIGTARPEFLEGSLEDGQALIRFRDDAGPVAAVSVNRRVPIPRLRKLAAGLA; encoded by the coding sequence ATGCGCGAGATCGTGATCGTCGGCGGTTCGGTCGCGGCGGTGACCGCCGCAGACGCACTCCGCCAGTTCGGGCATGACGGCCCGATCACCGTGCTCAGCGCCGAATCCCACGCGCCGTACGTGCGCCCGCCGCTGTCGAAGGCGGTGCTGAAGGGCGCCGAGGAGCCGGAGAGCGTGCGCATCGCCGGAGCCGGCGAGCACTGGACGCTCCGTCTCGACGCGCCGGCCCGAGGCCTGGACCGCCAGCGGAAGCGCGTGCTCCTGGGCGACGACGAGGAGGTGCCCTACGACGGCCTCGTCATCGCGACCGGGGCGCGGGCGCGCCGCCTGCTGCCGGACGGATCGGAGCACGTCGTGCGGGATCTCGACGACAGCCTCCGACTCCGCGAACGCATCGGCGACGCGAGGTCGATGCTCGTCATCGGCGGCGGCTTCCTCGGCATGGAGATCGCGTCGAGCGCACGGGACCTCGGCCTCGAGGTGACGGTCGTCGACATGATCCCCCACCTCGAGCGCCAGTTCGGCCCCTACCTCGCGGCGCATATGACCGCGGCCGCCGCCGCACGCGGGGTGCGGCTCGTCGTGGAGCCGGGCGGCATCGAGTTCCTCGACGCCCGCCCGCTCGCCGGGGTGCGCGCCGCCTCCGGCGCGGTGTACGAGGCGGATATCGTCGTCAGCGCGGTCGGCGACCTGCCGAACGTCGAATGGCTCGCCGGCGCCGGCCTCGACCTCCCGACGGGGATCGAGACCGATGCACGATGCCGCGTCGCTCCCGACATCGTCGCGATCGGCGATGTCGCCGCCGTGCTCGACGCCCGCACCGGCCAGGCCCGCCGCAGCCCGCACTGGGGCGCCGCGATCGACCAGGCGCGCGTCGCCGCCGGCGCCCTGCTCCTGGGCGACGCCGCCGAGGAGTACGCGTCGCGTCCGTATTTCTGGACCGATCAGTGGGGGCTGGACATGAAGATCTGCGGCGCGATCGGCACCGCACGCCCCGAGTTCCTCGAAGGGTCGCTGGAGGACGGGCAGGCCCTGATCCGCTTCCGCGACGACGCCGGGCCCGTCGCGGCCGTGTCGGTGAATCGCCGGGTGCCGATCCCCCGGCTGCGGAAGCTCGCGGCCGGCCTCGCCTGA
- a CDS encoding RraA family protein yields the protein MMIEDIPTRLARLDSAALSDALDAFGLPGAVLGLRGITLPNAAIVGRVRTVQAGPRREGGAQAHIAAALVDEAEEGDVVVIANDARTDVSCWGGLLGRAAVGRGVRGVIVDGAFRDVQENADLGLPVFARAAVPVSARGRIVQISMDDRVTIEGVHVDAGDWVVADRTGIVFVKGIDAERVIDFAERIVARESRMLEAVVAGDAVTDVMHDSRFPAIDEGAFA from the coding sequence ATGATGATCGAAGACATCCCCACCCGGCTCGCGCGCCTCGACTCGGCTGCGCTCTCCGACGCGCTCGACGCCTTCGGCCTGCCCGGCGCCGTGCTCGGTCTTCGCGGCATCACCCTCCCGAACGCCGCGATCGTCGGCCGGGTACGGACGGTCCAGGCCGGTCCCCGCAGGGAGGGCGGAGCCCAGGCCCACATCGCCGCGGCGCTCGTGGACGAGGCGGAGGAGGGCGATGTCGTCGTCATCGCCAACGACGCCCGCACCGACGTCTCATGCTGGGGCGGGCTGCTCGGGCGAGCGGCCGTCGGGCGGGGAGTGCGTGGCGTGATCGTCGACGGCGCCTTCCGCGATGTGCAGGAGAACGCCGACCTCGGCCTGCCGGTGTTCGCCCGGGCCGCCGTCCCGGTCAGCGCCCGCGGGCGCATCGTGCAGATCTCGATGGACGACCGCGTCACGATCGAGGGCGTGCACGTCGACGCCGGCGACTGGGTCGTGGCGGATCGCACCGGCATCGTCTTCGTGAAGGGCATCGACGCCGAGCGCGTCATCGACTTCGCCGAGCGGATCGTGGCCCGCGAGTCGCGCATGCTGGAGGCGGTCGTCGCCGGCGACGCCGTGACCGACGTCATGCACGACTCCCGGTTCCCCGCGATCGACGAGGGGGCGTTCGCATGA
- a CDS encoding Rieske (2Fe-2S) protein, whose amino-acid sequence MSRREVTVASLAELHERGRIVVSIDGTELGLYSHAGEIRAWRNLCPHQGGPACQGKFLPRTIEVVDDAKRAAPGISSEHKSIVCPWHGFEFDVLTGRHVVDERVHLIAVPIRSQGDEVIVSI is encoded by the coding sequence ATGAGCAGGCGTGAGGTGACCGTCGCGAGTCTGGCCGAGCTGCACGAACGCGGCCGGATCGTCGTGTCGATCGACGGCACGGAGCTCGGCCTGTACAGCCATGCCGGCGAGATCCGGGCCTGGCGGAACCTCTGCCCGCACCAGGGAGGCCCTGCCTGCCAGGGCAAGTTCCTGCCGCGGACGATCGAGGTCGTCGACGATGCCAAGCGTGCCGCACCCGGGATCTCCTCCGAGCACAAGTCGATCGTGTGCCCATGGCACGGCTTCGAGTTCGACGTTCTGACGGGGCGTCACGTCGTCGACGAGCGGGTGCACCTGATCGCGGTGCCGATCCGTTCGCAGGGCGACGAGGTGATCGTCTCGATCTGA
- a CDS encoding RraA family protein produces the protein MSPATPEQILRWGSATLHESCPERRTVLPGAIRPAWPGAQLVGPAYPVKAAPGDNLALHWALLRAAPGDVLVVDAHDADHGHWGEVMAVQALAKGLAGLVVWGGVRDTAQQHSLGFPVFSSRISPRGTAKEWAGTQGAPIRIGDVDIAQGDLIVADADGVVAIPGDLVPVTLERAAERERKEAAIMADLRAGSATLDVYGLRGLDAPFGD, from the coding sequence ATGAGCCCCGCGACGCCCGAGCAGATCCTGCGGTGGGGCTCGGCGACGCTGCACGAGTCCTGCCCCGAGCGGCGCACCGTCCTGCCCGGCGCCATCCGCCCGGCCTGGCCGGGCGCGCAGCTCGTCGGCCCGGCGTACCCGGTGAAGGCGGCGCCGGGCGACAACCTCGCGCTCCACTGGGCGCTTCTGCGCGCGGCCCCCGGCGACGTCCTCGTCGTCGACGCGCACGACGCCGACCACGGCCATTGGGGCGAGGTCATGGCAGTCCAGGCGCTCGCGAAGGGCCTGGCCGGGCTCGTGGTCTGGGGCGGGGTGCGCGACACCGCCCAACAGCATTCGCTCGGGTTCCCCGTGTTCAGCTCGCGGATCAGCCCGCGCGGGACGGCGAAGGAATGGGCCGGCACGCAGGGCGCGCCGATCCGCATCGGCGACGTCGACATCGCCCAGGGCGACCTCATCGTCGCCGACGCCGACGGCGTCGTCGCGATCCCCGGCGATCTCGTACCGGTCACCCTCGAGCGCGCCGCCGAGCGGGAGCGCAAGGAAGCCGCGATCATGGCCGATCTCCGCGCCGGGTCGGCGACCCTCGACGTCTACGGCCTGCGGGGGCTCGACGCGCCGTTCGGCGACTGA
- a CDS encoding ABC transporter ATP-binding protein, translating into MTEVRVSGMTKKYGSKPAIHGLDVTIRSGEFVTLLGPSGCGKTTTLRCMAGLERPSSGSIAMGERTVVDVANGVFVPPEKRHVGMVFQSYALWPHMSVDENVAYPLKVAGVRGGERRARLAEALAAVGLAEFGDRPVTALSGGQQQRVALARALAARPSVIFYDEPLSNLDSKLRYAMGQQVRSLHDRYETTSVYVTHDQEEAITLSDRIIVMNNGRIEQDGTPEELYDRPRTAYVADFMGFSNIVTGTVVGSGSGLVDLRVDGADLVLRGFAAEAPGSGARAALAFRASHVHIDDRDSRRPGSFDATVVRSTFLGSAVNLLLDANGLTVRARIERAELERLGMDRPAAGAVLPFSVSGSGAVIVPSEEAGAADAGPADEDAELAVVAERHAVTV; encoded by the coding sequence ATGACCGAGGTCCGGGTATCCGGCATGACCAAGAAGTACGGGTCGAAGCCCGCCATCCACGGCCTGGATGTGACCATCCGCTCGGGGGAGTTCGTGACGCTGCTCGGGCCGTCCGGCTGCGGCAAGACGACGACCCTGCGCTGCATGGCCGGCCTCGAGCGGCCGAGCTCCGGCAGCATCGCGATGGGGGAGCGTACCGTGGTCGACGTCGCGAACGGCGTGTTCGTGCCGCCCGAGAAACGGCACGTCGGCATGGTGTTCCAGAGTTATGCGCTGTGGCCGCACATGAGCGTCGACGAGAACGTCGCCTATCCGTTGAAGGTCGCCGGCGTCCGCGGCGGGGAGCGCCGTGCGCGTCTGGCCGAGGCGCTCGCCGCGGTCGGTCTCGCCGAGTTCGGCGACCGGCCGGTGACGGCGCTGTCGGGCGGCCAGCAGCAGCGGGTGGCCCTCGCGCGCGCCCTCGCGGCCAGGCCGAGCGTGATCTTCTACGACGAGCCGCTCTCGAACCTGGACTCGAAGCTCCGGTACGCGATGGGCCAGCAGGTGCGCTCTCTGCACGACCGGTACGAGACGACCTCGGTGTACGTGACCCACGATCAGGAGGAGGCCATCACCCTCTCGGATCGGATCATCGTCATGAACAACGGGCGGATCGAGCAGGACGGCACGCCTGAGGAGCTCTACGACCGGCCGCGCACGGCGTATGTGGCGGACTTCATGGGCTTCTCGAACATCGTGACCGGCACCGTGGTCGGCTCCGGCAGCGGGCTCGTCGACCTCCGGGTCGACGGTGCGGATCTCGTGCTGCGGGGCTTCGCGGCCGAGGCACCGGGCAGCGGGGCGCGTGCCGCACTGGCGTTCCGGGCCTCGCACGTCCACATCGACGATCGCGATTCGCGTCGGCCTGGCTCGTTCGACGCGACGGTGGTGCGTTCGACGTTCCTCGGCAGCGCCGTGAATCTCCTCCTGGATGCGAACGGCCTGACCGTGCGTGCGCGGATCGAGCGTGCGGAGCTCGAGCGGCTCGGGATGGATCGGCCGGCGGCGGGGGCGGTGCTGCCGTTCTCGGTGAGCGGGTCCGGCGCCGTGATCGTTCCGTCCGAGGAGGCGGGGGCGGCCGATGCCGGGCCTGCGGATGAGGATGCGGAGCTCGCCGTCGTCGCAGAGCGCCATGCCGTGACCGTCTGA
- a CDS encoding FadR/GntR family transcriptional regulator: MRIPGRQLIAQRLREEIFDGMRPGDRIGTETQLAERFGVSRITMRDAVRVLESEGFVEVAVGVSGGLRVAAGRPDIVADALSTQLYLEDVSWRELVDAMHIIEPALAGLAAEAATPDDVARLRAIVAQAPGSDEATEFTEAALDFHLALAEIAGNRPLTASVRAMRAAQRRRFAPETTAATVASVTEIHARIVDAVERHDAEAAAAAMHAHLGRLGAAAR; the protein is encoded by the coding sequence ATGCGCATCCCGGGACGCCAGCTCATCGCCCAGCGACTGCGCGAAGAGATCTTCGACGGCATGCGCCCGGGCGACCGGATCGGCACCGAGACGCAGCTGGCCGAACGCTTCGGCGTCAGCCGCATCACCATGCGCGACGCCGTACGCGTGCTCGAATCCGAGGGGTTCGTCGAGGTCGCCGTCGGCGTCAGCGGAGGGCTGCGCGTCGCTGCAGGCAGGCCCGACATCGTCGCCGACGCCCTCTCGACCCAGCTCTACCTCGAGGACGTCTCCTGGCGCGAACTCGTCGACGCGATGCACATCATCGAACCGGCCCTCGCCGGCCTCGCGGCCGAGGCCGCGACCCCCGACGACGTCGCACGCCTGCGCGCGATCGTCGCCCAGGCGCCGGGCAGCGACGAGGCGACAGAGTTCACCGAGGCCGCGCTCGACTTCCACCTCGCTCTCGCCGAGATCGCCGGAAACCGGCCGCTCACCGCCTCGGTCCGGGCCATGCGCGCCGCGCAGCGCCGCCGCTTCGCCCCCGAGACGACCGCGGCCACGGTGGCGAGCGTCACCGAGATACACGCGCGGATCGTCGACGCCGTCGAACGACACGACGCCGAGGCCGCCGCGGCGGCGATGCACGCCCACCTCGGCAGACTCGGCGCCGCGGCGCGCTGA